Proteins encoded within one genomic window of Camelina sativa cultivar DH55 chromosome 19, Cs, whole genome shotgun sequence:
- the LOC104765776 gene encoding polyadenylate-binding protein RBP47B isoform X1: protein MQTTNGSDSTLATSGSTQQTTTPPPPQQWQQQQQPHQQQQQQWMAAAAAMQYPGAAMMMMQQQQMMMYPHQYVPYNQGPYQQQQHHHPQLHQYGSYQQHHHQHKPLDRGSGDDVKTLWIGDLLHWMDETYLHSCFSHTGEVSSVKVIRNKLTSQSEGYGFVEFLSRAVAEEVLQNYSGSLMPNSEQPFRLNWASFSTAEKRAVESGPDLSVFVGDLSPDVTDDLLHETFSTRYPSVKGAKVVIDSNSGRSKGYGFVRFGDENERSRALTEMNGAFCSNRQMRVGVATPKRAVANQQQHSSQALILAGGHGANGYMAHGSQSDGESTNSTIFVGGIDPDVTDEDLRQPFSQFGEVVSVKIPVGKGCGFVQFADRKSAEDAIESLNGTVIGKNTVRLSWGRTPNKQQWRGGDSGQQWNGGYSRGQGYNNGGGYANHHESNTYHGET from the exons ATGCAGACGACCAACGGCTCAGATTCAACGTTGGCAACTTCCGGATCCACGCAACAAACCACCACTCCTCCACCACCACAGCagtggcaacaacaacaacaaccgcatcagcaacaacagcaacagtGGATGGCGGCTGCGGCGGCCATGCAGTATCCCGGAGCTgctatgatgatgatgcagcAACAACAGATGATGATGTATCCTCACCAATACGTTCCTTATAACCAAGGTCCTTATCAGCAGCAGCAACACCACCATCCTCAGCTTCACCAATACGGCTCTTATCAacagcatcatcatcaacacaaGCCTCTTGACCGTGGATCTGGTGACGATGTCAAGACTCTTTGGATCGGTGATCTTCTTCATTGGATGGACGAGACTTATCTCCATTCTTGCTTCTCCCACACTGGCGAg GTTTCTTCTGTGAAAGTTATACGTAACAAGCTCACTTCTCAGTCAGAAGGGTATGGCTTTGTTGAGTTTCTTTCACGTGCTGTAGCTGAAGAAGTTCTTCAGAACTATAGTGGTTCGTTGATGCCAAACTCGGAGCAGCCCTTCCGTTTGAACTGGGCATCTTTCAGTACTGCTGAAAAAAGAGCAGTAGAAAGTGGTCCGGATCTATCTGTATTTGTTGGAGACTTGTCTCCTGATGTGACTGACGATTTATTGCATGAGACCTTTTCTACTAGATACCCTTCTGTCAAAGGCGCTAAAGTTGTGATTGATTCCAACAGCGGACGGTCCAAAGGTTACGGTTTTGTTAGGTTTGGTGATGAAAATGAGAGATCAAGAGCTTTGACAGAAATGAACGGAGCTTTCTGTTCTAACAGGCAAATGCGCGTTGGCGTTGCAACTCCCAAAAGGGCTGTTGCTAATCAGCAACAACATTCTTCACAAG CTCTGATACTGGCTGGTGGACATGGAGCAAATGGTTACATGGCTCATGGCTCGCAGTCTGATGGCGAATCAACTAACTCAACA ATATTCGTTGGGGGCATTGACCCTGATGTTACTGATGAAGACCTCAGACAACCTTTCTCCCAGTTTGGGGAAGTTGTTTCAGTGAAGATCCCAGTAGGCAAAGGATGTGGATTTGTCCAATTTGCTGACAG GAAGAGTGCTGAAGATGCCATCGAGAGTTTGAACGGGACAGTCATCGGCAAGAACACTGTCAGACTCTCTTGGGGACGAACCCCAAACAAACAG CAGTGGAGAGGAGGAGACTCAGGACAGCAGTGGAATGGAGGATACTCACGAGGACAAGGTTACAACAATGGAGGAGGATATGCTAACCACCACGAATCCAACACCTATCATGGTGAGACTTGA
- the LOC104765776 gene encoding polyadenylate-binding protein RBP47B isoform X2 — translation MQTTNGSDSTLATSGSTQQTTTPPPPQQWQQQQQPHQQQQQQWMAAAAAMQYPGAAMMMMQQQQMMMYPHQYVPYNQGPYQQQQHHHPQLHQYGSYQQHHHQHKPLDRGSGDDVKTLWIGDLLHWMDETYLHSCFSHTGEVSSVKVIRNKLTSQSEGYGFVEFLSRAVAEEVLQNYSGSLMPNSEQPFRLNWASFSTAEKRAVESGPDLSVFVGDLSPDVTDDLLHETFSTRYPSVKGAKVVIDSNSGRSKGYGFVRFGDENERSRALTEMNGAFCSNRQMRVGVATPKRAVANQQQHSSQALILAGGHGANGYMAHGSQSDGESTNSTIFVGGIDPDVTDEDLRQPFSQFGEVVSVKIPVGKGCGFVQFADRKSAEDAIESLNGTVIGKNTVRLSWGRTPNKQWRGGDSGQQWNGGYSRGQGYNNGGGYANHHESNTYHGET, via the exons ATGCAGACGACCAACGGCTCAGATTCAACGTTGGCAACTTCCGGATCCACGCAACAAACCACCACTCCTCCACCACCACAGCagtggcaacaacaacaacaaccgcatcagcaacaacagcaacagtGGATGGCGGCTGCGGCGGCCATGCAGTATCCCGGAGCTgctatgatgatgatgcagcAACAACAGATGATGATGTATCCTCACCAATACGTTCCTTATAACCAAGGTCCTTATCAGCAGCAGCAACACCACCATCCTCAGCTTCACCAATACGGCTCTTATCAacagcatcatcatcaacacaaGCCTCTTGACCGTGGATCTGGTGACGATGTCAAGACTCTTTGGATCGGTGATCTTCTTCATTGGATGGACGAGACTTATCTCCATTCTTGCTTCTCCCACACTGGCGAg GTTTCTTCTGTGAAAGTTATACGTAACAAGCTCACTTCTCAGTCAGAAGGGTATGGCTTTGTTGAGTTTCTTTCACGTGCTGTAGCTGAAGAAGTTCTTCAGAACTATAGTGGTTCGTTGATGCCAAACTCGGAGCAGCCCTTCCGTTTGAACTGGGCATCTTTCAGTACTGCTGAAAAAAGAGCAGTAGAAAGTGGTCCGGATCTATCTGTATTTGTTGGAGACTTGTCTCCTGATGTGACTGACGATTTATTGCATGAGACCTTTTCTACTAGATACCCTTCTGTCAAAGGCGCTAAAGTTGTGATTGATTCCAACAGCGGACGGTCCAAAGGTTACGGTTTTGTTAGGTTTGGTGATGAAAATGAGAGATCAAGAGCTTTGACAGAAATGAACGGAGCTTTCTGTTCTAACAGGCAAATGCGCGTTGGCGTTGCAACTCCCAAAAGGGCTGTTGCTAATCAGCAACAACATTCTTCACAAG CTCTGATACTGGCTGGTGGACATGGAGCAAATGGTTACATGGCTCATGGCTCGCAGTCTGATGGCGAATCAACTAACTCAACA ATATTCGTTGGGGGCATTGACCCTGATGTTACTGATGAAGACCTCAGACAACCTTTCTCCCAGTTTGGGGAAGTTGTTTCAGTGAAGATCCCAGTAGGCAAAGGATGTGGATTTGTCCAATTTGCTGACAG GAAGAGTGCTGAAGATGCCATCGAGAGTTTGAACGGGACAGTCATCGGCAAGAACACTGTCAGACTCTCTTGGGGACGAACCCCAAACAAACAG TGGAGAGGAGGAGACTCAGGACAGCAGTGGAATGGAGGATACTCACGAGGACAAGGTTACAACAATGGAGGAGGATATGCTAACCACCACGAATCCAACACCTATCATGGTGAGACTTGA
- the LOC104765777 gene encoding cyclin-dependent kinase inhibitor 6, protein MSERKRELEEEEEEEEEEEASSTSVSLSHKKTKLDDDSDPSSESDSHDVVAAVSSYSSHSVASSEALASDECSDTSTGEANDQRSQSSSSSIIISSGCCCCFSKEIAMNRSTFVTDLEFQADQISEKETKSSTLITTSCNFRKEKSPVSEGLGETTTEMESEVKGERRKQPEVSKTPTAAEIEGFFSELENEAEDKKKRFIEKYNFDIVNDEPLQGRYKWDRLL, encoded by the exons atgagcgAGAGAAAGcgagagcttgaagaagaagaagaagaagaagaagaagaagaagcttcaagcACAAGCGTATCACTAtctcacaagaaaacaaagctcGATGACGATTCTGATCCATCATCGGAATCGGATTCTCATGACGTCGTCGCCGCTGTTTCTTCGTATTCTTCTCATTCCGTTGCTTCTTCGGAAGCTCTAGCTTCAGATGAATGCTCTGATACATCCACCGGAGAAGCTAATGATCAGAGGAGTCAGAGCTCATCATCGAGTATCATCATCAGCtccggttgttgttgttgtttcagcAAAGAAATCGCGATGAACCGTTCCACGTTTGTTACAGATCTGGAG tTTCAAGCTGATCAAATCTCCGAAAAGGAAACCAAAAGCTCAACATTAATCACTACAAGTTGTAATTtcag aaaagagaaaagtccAGTGAGCGAGGGTTTGGgagaaacaacaacagagaTGGAATCGGAGGTGAAAGGTGAACGGAGAAAACAACCGGAGGTGAGCAAAACTCCAACGGCGGCGGAGATTGAGGGTTTTTTCTCGGAGCTAGAGAATGAAGCAGAGGATAAGAAGAAGCGATTCATAGAAAA GTACAACTTCGATATTGTCAATGACGAACCGCTTCAAGGTCGCTACAAGTGGGATCGACTACTTTAA